Proteins from one Octopus bimaculoides isolate UCB-OBI-ISO-001 chromosome 19, ASM119413v2, whole genome shotgun sequence genomic window:
- the LOC106877026 gene encoding lanC-like protein 3 — protein sequence MRYFPNTNNDVESGSLVTIDKKKWIDSIENTVKLIINKMPASSLENCDGGLYVGNAGVAYMLYCLTKSDMLGAELKKYCAEQCRVYFEAALNFAESSHDRDPAVSFLLGKAGVYSVGTAISSLNGDQAQVERFVNEYISLGELCKPITIFPYGSDELFVGRAGYLFGSFFINNVLQREAIKHNLSLCQSIIQSGKKYASKHESLSPLMYSYHGTEYLGAAHGLSSILLALLCTANLFETYPSAEADIKQSVDFLLSVEQPNLNYAPAMDEVNMIQKRPLSEELVHWCHGAPGVIYVFARAYQVWKDEKYLQACIRCGELTWKVGLLKKGPGICHGVAGNGYVFLLLYRLTKDAKYLHRAQCFAEFIFTTEFQNGARTPDAPYSLYEGWAGTVLFLLNLLNPETADFPFFNVLS from the exons ATGCGATATTTTCCGAATACAAATAATGATGTGGAGAGTGGGTCGCTGGTAACTATTGACAAAAAGAAATGGATCGATTCCATCGAAAATACTGTTAAATTGATAATAAATAAGATGCCGGCATCATCTTTGGAAAACTGCGATGGAGGTTTATACGTCGGAAATGCCGGAGTGGCTTATATGCTTTACTGTTTGACAAAATCTGATATGTTAGGCGCtgaattaaagaaatattgtGCAGAACAATGCCGAGTGTATTTCGAAGCAGCTTTGAACTTTGCCGAGAGTAGTCATGATCGAGACCCTGCAGTATCTTTTCTGCTGGGTAAAGCCGGCGTTTACTCGGTAggcactgctatttctagcttaaACGGTGACCAGGCTCAGGTGGAGAGATTTGTCAACGAATACATTTCCTTGGGGGAGCTTTGTAAACCCATCACGATATTTCCATACGGTTCTGATGAACTTTTCGTGGGCAGAGCAGGTTACCTTTTCGGTTCTTTTTTCATCAACAATGTTTTACAGAGAGAG GCTATTAAACACAATCTTAGTTTGTGTCAGTCTATTATTCAATCAGGCAAGAAGTATGCTTCCAAACACGAGTCTCTTTCCCCGTTGATGTATTCATATCATGGAACTGAATATCTTG GTGCTGCACATGGCCTATCATCAATCTTGTTGGCCTTACTTTGCACTGCTAACCTGTTTGAAACTTATCCATCTGCTGAAGCTGATATTAAACAATCCGTTGACTTTTTACTCTCAGTCGAGCAACCTAATTTGAACTATGCACCAGCTATGGATGAAGTAAATATGATACAAAAACGTCCTCTTTCAGAAGAATTAGTCCATTGGTGTCATGGTGCTCCAG gtgttatttatgtttttgcaCGTGCCTATCAAGTTTGGAAAGATGAAAAATACTTGCAAGCATGTATTCGATGCGGAGAACTAACATGGAAAGTTGGCCTCTTGAAAAAAGGCCCTGGAATTTGTCATGGAGTTGCTGGAAATGGTTATGTCTTCTTACTTTTATATCGTCTTACAAAAGATGCGAAATACCTCCATCGTGCCCAGTGTTTTGCTGAATTTATTTTTACCACAGAATTCCAGAATGGTGCTAGGACACCTGATGCTCCTTATAGCTTGTACGAAGGCTGGGCGGGAACCGTCCTTTTCCTTCTCAATTTGCTAAATCCTGAAACCGCAGACTTTCCTTTCTTCAATGTGTTATCATAA
- the LOC106877022 gene encoding uncharacterized protein LOC106877022, translating into MKLIYREIFYVNFAILLPFVFGHGRLLEPPSRTSMWRFGYNTPPDYDDNGHNCGGVGLQFGKNKGKCGMCGDPYYGPHDSEAGGIFAKGIITRSYKSGGIINVLIQITANHKGYFEFHLCPNNNIKERITQECLDKYPLNFLDGTSRHFLKDFRSNTNFSLSLRLPSHLDCSQCVLQWKYTAGNTYNCDPILDKCCTGCGDQEQFYACADISVKKESGVSKEKHPTSKQKLDSAEKETKGGVTSSQDITEKPNINGKMKCQAKYNLQPKKHFNKWCNLMCQPMSSFP; encoded by the exons atgaagttaatatacagagaaatattttatgtGAATTTTGCAATTTTATTGCCTTTTGTCTTTGGTCATGGACGTCTATTGGAACCTCCTTCAAGAACAAGCATGTGGCGCTTTGGATATAACACTCCTCCAGATTATGATGATAACGGACACAATTGCGGTGGAGTAGGG CTgcaatttggtaaaaataaaggaaagtgTGGAATGTGTGGTGACCCTTACTATGGACCTCATGATAGTGAAGCTGGAGGAATTTTTGCCAAAGGGATCATTACTCGAAGTTATAAATCAGGAggaataataaatgttttaattcaaaTAACTGCCAATCACAAAGGCTACTTTGAATTCCATCTTTGTCCTAATAACAATATTAAGGAGAGAATAACACAAGAATGTTTAGATAA ATATCCACTGAATTTTCTTGATGGCACAAGCAGGCATTTCCTCAAAGACTTCCGCAGTAATACAAATTTTAGCCTATCTTTGAGACTACCCTCTCATCTAGATTGTTCGCAATGTGTTCTTCAATGGAAATATACTGCTG gaaATACATATAATTGTGATCCTATTTTAGATAAATGTTGCACTGGATGTGGTGATCAGGAGCAATTTTATGCATGTGCAGATATATCTGTTAAGAAGGAATCTGGTGTATCAAAAGAGAAACACCCTACATCAAAGCAGAAATTAGACTCAGCTGAGAAAGAGACGAAAGGAGGTGTTACTAGTTCTCAGGATATCACAGAAAAACCAAacataaatggtaaaatgaaatgtcaaGCAAAATATAATCTCCAGCCtaagaaacattttaataaatggTGCAATTTAATGTGTCAGCCTATGAGTTCATTTCCATAa